The genomic stretch CTGTTTCCGCAGGACCAAACACCTGCTCCCCAAATCTATCTCCATCTAGTGCCTGAAGCCTAGGCCAGCACGTTCCCTTAGACTTGCCACTTCTCCAAGCAGGTGCTGCAGTCCCGCCTGGCCAGTGAGCCAGTCCTGGGCCCACAACAGCAATGGGTGGGCCCCAAAGCCCATACATAGATCCTCTGTCACAGGTGGCATCCTGGCACCTGTTGTTGGAGCCAGGATTTGATCAGCACTAGTACAAGGACTGGGCACTAGCCTGGCGGTACTTCAGGTCGTCCTCTCCCCTCAacccccactcccagcctccCACACACCCTCCCTATGGAATTCATACTGCTGGTTCTGGTTCTCGCTGTGAGACCGCCACCTGGCGGTAGCAGAGAAGAAAAACCTTGGCTTTTCTCCCACTTGGCTGACCAAAGGCCGCTTTGAGAAGGCCACAGCTGGTACCTCCACACTAGTCCTTGCTCCAGAGAGCCTGCTGTGTGGGGTGGGTTAGGGTGGGATAGCCAAATTGCAGAGAATACTGAGTAGACGACCATATTTACTCTCAGGGAaagagtccccacccccaccccaaacttGAAATTACCCCTTAGGTAGTTATATGTGGTGCACTCAGGTCTCAGTCTCCGTACTTACGCCCAGTCTTTATTTATAATTGTACGTTGGTAATAGaaggtgctgggatttcaaactGGTCCCCAGGCTAGTCCAGAACAGGGGCCCTGGAGCGGAAAAACTGATTTCTCTCCCCACCACAGTCGCAGCGCATGGTAAATGGCGCTTAGTTCCAGTCTAGGGCTCAGAAGGCACTACGTCGTCCTGGGGACCAGTCTTTGCAGGACACAAAAAGCGCAGCTCTCAGCAGTGCCACGCAGAGCGGGCAGGACCTGGGCGGTGCGTGCGCGGCACTTAATACACCTTGGGGGCGGGGCCAGGGCTCCTTGCCAGGGACCGCAGCCATAGGTATCTCCGCAAAGGCAAGGAGAACGCGCCCGCAGGGTGGGCCGGGCGCAGAGGGGGTGATGGGTTGCGATGGTGGTGGGAGGGTTCTTGGGTGAGGGTAGGATGGGAGCCCCCCGCTGAAGGGGCGGGGCCCGGCGCGCTTTGTGCGGGTGGGAACTGAGAGCCCGAGGCTGATTGAATGGGCCAGGGCGGGGCAGCGATTCTCCTCGCTGCGAGGGGTCCGCTCTGCGCCGCTGGCGACTGCGTTTCCCACCGCGACGCAGCGttggagagggggcagggggctgaCTGCCAGTCTCGGGTTCCTGGGAAAGGGACACAGCCCACCCGTCCCCTCCCAGCTTCACCAGAAGCGTGGAGCCCTGGTTTGTCTGGAGTGGGTGAGCTCACCTAGGCGTGCAGACTCCATCCACAAGTGGATTTCCCCGTAGCCCCACCAGGCCACTGACTGATAAGAGTCCCTGCAGTCACCATGGATGCACCAAAAATAGTTTCTGCGTCCCCAGACTAAACGACggggtgaagggggtgggggcgggcacGGGGAAGGGCTTGAGTCTAAATCCTTGCCTTGGCCTCACCAGGGCCTCCACACGCGAAACCCGGGTCTCGGACTCTCGGCTTGGCAGTTTGACGCCGGTTGTGGTGCCAGAACGACAGCAGAGGACTCAAGGAGACTTCCAGGGAGGGGGAGCGGGGACAGCGGGGACTGAGAGCCACAAGCCGGGGGAGCAGGAGCCCAGGCAGccgggaggcaggggctggcgCTGTCCGTGGTGCTGCCCGCCCTGCCTTCGCCCACCAGGGGGCAGCGCAGGCCGCCGGCGTTCTCTCTGCGCCGAAGCCTCTGGCTCACTCCGGGTAAGCCGGCTCGGCAGCCAGAGGGGTAGTCCGCCCCACTGGGTACTGGCCAGGgtcctggaggaaggaagggaggagaggagagagtagaAGGAGTGtggagaaaaaaaggggaaaaagcaTAAACATAGCAAGAGAGAAGATGATCTCCTCAGTGGGGAAGACCTATGCTCACAGGCCTTAGCTGCTCGTCCTCATATCCACCGCAGCTAGGTGGCAGACCGCCCTCCCTCACTCTGTACTGCAGACTGGTCTCCAactcttctcctccctcagcttcccaaTGATTGGGTTTACTGGCAAACGACACTATTCCCAGCCCCAAGCCCCCAAGGCTAGCTCTCACACGTCCCTCCCAGTGTTACGCTGTAGATCTATCTTCAAGGCCTTACATCGCTACCTTGCAATGAATTCTGGAGGCTTTTCATGTACTTGACACTCAATTCCAGGATGTCAGCCTTCTCCAGCTTCCGTTTCCGTATCTGTCAAGCCACAGGAAGATGCTCTTACCAGGCCGCTGGGGAAGGGGCGGGCCAAcggtcctcctcctctcctgccttacCTGGTGTGAATAGTGTCTTTCCAGGAGAGATTTGAGCTGCTCCAGTGACATGTTGATGCGTGCGCGGCGCTTCTTCTCCATCAGAGGCTTGGAAATCTGGAGGCCAGCCAGTCGTTTTTAGAGGGAAGGCCCTAGCTTTCCAGAGGGCCTCCGCTCCCTCTGACCCAGGGGGTTCCCACCCCAGGGGTTTCCACCCCACACCTTTCAGGACACCAGACCTTTCGGAAGCTGCTGGCTGGGCCACTGGGGCTGCCTTTCGCTGTGAGCTCAGTGCTCATGGCGTGAAGTCGGGCACGGGCAGTGGGCTGCGCTGCCTTTATAGGGTACCTCGTTTACATGTCAATGAGGCTCTAGGAACTGGGAAAActcagagggggaggggacagaaagggGATACAAGGAGAGATGTTTTCCTGGCCCTCTATGGGGCCCCTTCCAACAGCCCAGACTGTCTCTGGCTTTCCTGCTTCCCCAGGACTCCTCtccactttaaaaaagaaaaagaaaaaaaacttttccttGACTCACTACTCCAGTCTGTATGCTCTTCCCAAGCCCTGGCCCCCTAGGCATCCTTGGGCCAGCTGCTGTAGGTTCTGAACCTCACCACTGTCTCTACTTGTCAAGTCCTGGCTGCTTATCACCCAAAATCCTTCTAGTGGTCCACCCACCGCTATAGCAGTGAGCTTTGTGAGCTTTGTGTGCCACCCTAGATGATGGTGTCCTGAGGCCTGATAAAGATGCTGAGGCGAGGAGTGCTAGCCAGCGATGCTGTTCTGCTCCCTTCACGCTCTGGCCTCGCTGAGACGCTGAATTAGTCCTCCTAATGTCAGGACAATGTAGCAATTTTCTGCCTGTGGTTGCTCAAAGCCAGTTGCAAGCAGGGCCCGTGGGGGCCTTGCAGCAACATGTGTCCCATTAAAGCGTGCAGCCCGCCCTCAGGGCCACAACAGGCCTCCGCCTTCCGAAGACCCAGAGACTGGAGCATTGGCTGGTAGGACCCAATATAGAGACTTCTAACTGGGAGAcagaccaccccacccccaggcctggGTTTCTGTGCTTGTCACTCTGATGAAGGACCAGTCTCTTAAAACAACTGAGCCAGGTGTattggcacatgactttaatcacagaactcgggagttagaggcaggcagatctctgagttcaaggctagtctggtttTAGAAGgaaggacggccaaggctacacacacacacagaggcacgagtacacacacacacacacacacacacacacagagagagagagagagagaggagagagagagagagagagagagagagagagcgagggagagagaggagagagaagggagagagagagagagagagagagagagagagagagagagagagcgcacaacTGGAGTCGTAGCCCCTGTAGCTCTGAGGCAAGTGCAGACTACACTGTAGATTTCTGTACACTTTTCCATTTCTCACGTTATGGGGACACAGGAAGTGCAGCAAAGGAGGCTCTGGGACCACCTGCTACATACAGGAAGGCTGGGCTCTATCTACATCAGGGCTGCaatctgcaccaccaccaccaagaaccCATTAGACCAAGGAAATTTGACGGGGACTGACGACAAGGCTGGTCTCCAGGATAATTCTTCGGATCAAACATAGCTAACTCTTTTTTCTTGCACTCTGATGGTCTTAGTTTGGGGTCAGACTGTTGAACTGTCATTCTCATGCCATAGGAAGTGGTCCAAGTCATACAGCACTCTCTGTGGCCAAGTAATGGGGGGCGTGGGGGTGGCGGGTGGAGGCCTCAAGAGGATATTGCTGGGTCAAGATGCCCCTCAGACCGGGCATCTTTCTGACCCCCACCAGTCTGTCTCCCTCAGAGCACTGACGGGCCTCGTCCTTGCGCTCCCAAGCGCCGAGCAGCGTGGAGAATCGAGTCCCGCCCTCCCCCTTTCAGGTCCAGGCAAAGGTAACCACAACTCCAAGACTCTGGAAGGTTCTCCGGCCCCCTTCTCCCCCGCCTTAGGGAGGGTGGGCCAGGTCCTGGTGCGTTTGGACCCTGGGCTGGTGATGGGACTGAAGTTTAGAGGCAAAGCGCTGGCACGCGCCGGCCAGCTTTAAAGCTCCTGGGATAGCTGGGCCCGGGCGGCCTGCGTGCGAGTTAGCTAAGGCTTTAGGGGTGGTGGCGGCGCGGTACAAAGGCGCCGCGGGGCCGGCAGGCGGGAGGCTCCGCACAAAGGGAGCAGCGGAGTGTTAAGGGCATTGTGCTGGTCTCAAAAAGCGGCGCCTGCGTCCGCCTTCTCCGGGCTAAACTCCCGGCGCCCCGCGGTGCACGGGCTTCCAGCTGCCGCACATCTGTAGGGAGGCCGGGCGCGCGCCTCACCTCGGCGGTCCCCTCCACCCTTCAACGCTCTCAAACCGAGCCAGCAGTGGGCAATTTGTCTTGTAATTACAATACTTCCCCCAGAAACTGCTGTCCGCGCCTTTCAGTCCTATGCATTAGCAAACCAATGGTTTTGTGCACAACTTTCCCAGCGCACGGCGGGGCGCCGGGCACTGAGCCCGCCCCCTCTCCAGAATTAGGGTCACTATAAACTAACTCCCTTTCTCTCGCCCCCGCCCGCACCCCAGTACCCTGCGCTGTCTGGGCCATAACCCTCACAAGTCTATGCCCAGGGATCCGGCCTGCACTGGGTGTGACCGCTCACGTGAGTGGCTAAGTGTTTCTTAGGTAGTGAAAAATTGACCACAGAATGAACTAACTCTCAATGTTGTCCTTTGGCTGAGGGAAGTGAGGCCCAGCCATTGGGCCGGGACCGGATTCTCAGCGGTTGCGCTCTGCTAGGATCCATTTAACAGGCCTGCGGCTCGGCTGCAGCAAGCCGCCCACTGCCACTCTCCCGTGGGACAGCTCTTGGGCAGGGGTCTCTCTACTTGTGCAGACTTCTCTGCTGTTCCTTCCTCCATCGCTACAAAACACCTCTCAATGACTGCTCCTGCTGCTGAGTGTCGTGCACGGACCCACCTCAtccccgtccccccccccgccccccggagcTCTGGAACTGCCCTCTTCTTTACACTACAGTGGCTTCCATTATGGCATCTTCCTCTAGGGCACCCCACTAAGTTGCATCCAGCAAGGCCTTTGGAAAAGATGGCAGTTAAAGAGATGCAAGCTGAGGACGTCTTACCTGCACTTGCAGGCTGACccacccaggagacagagcttTGTCAGAGGTGAGGAGAAACAGCTGCTCACCCGTGTCCTCTCTGAGCAAAGGACTCTCTCTTTGAGTGCTCAGAAGGTCACGGACCAACTTAGAAACCCTGCTTATGCAAACGGGGATATAGGTCACcagctccctctctgtctttagCACTCAGGGTCCCGAGGCACCTGGTAAGGAGCAGAGACCCAGGAAAAGCAAGGGGAAACCCAGGCCCCCTTTGCTTATTCAAGGAAAAAAAGGTTCTTTTAGAATCCCTGGGGGCTCTGggcccaccctcaccccactgaGGAATTTGAGAGTGAAAAGGGACCCGGTGCCTTTGTGTCTTTCCCACTCGAGTCTGGCAAAAAGCACACAAAGGTCGGGAAACAAAGTGGAGAAGGGGTTTGAAGCTCCCAAACAAACATCCCATCTCCCATCCCAGGAGGCAGCGCTGGGTCCTGGGTGAGAGCCCCTTTCTTCCTGCACTGCCAGCTTTAAACCCAGGCTAAGCCTGGCACAGACTGCTACGGGTGCTGGTGCTGCTTGGAAGAAGATGCCTGTCGCCCTCTGCAGATGTGTCTCAAAGTGGGACGAAGTGATGGCCGTGTGTAATTAACGACCAGGGACACAGCAAAGGCCTTGGAATGACTCAGCCGATTGTCTCCAGATGGGGTTGGAGAGGCTGCAATTGTTTAACCCTTTTCAGCTGTGTTGAGACTTGGAATAGCCCAGTAGCCAAGGGCCCTTCAGGGGACAAAGGCTGGGACTTTAGTGAGTGCATCAATAGTGACCACGCTGGCCCAGCTCAGAAGAGTGGATTCAGAGAGCCCCTCTTTGTCCTGGCCTTTTGTGTCTCCCCTGAGCTGGCTCTAATCTTTAAATATTTACCCGGGCCTTTTTGTGCACGTGTGACTTTTGCACCCTGGGCTGGTGTGCTCATAAACCACGAGCCATTTACCAGACTGGAAAGAGGTGCTTTCATCCCTGAGCCTGAGGAGAGAAAActtttgcgggggtgggggggggcgggcaagACAGGGCTCTCTCCAGCAGAGACCCTCAGCTGAGTTGGGCAGACTCCTCCCGGACACCTTCACTGCTGGTTAGGCCTGAGGCTTTGAATAACCAGGAgctggggcgtgggggggggggggggggagacacgaCAACACTACACAGCTCTCTGCAAATGATTGCTCTGGCATCCATCACCGAGGAGGGGGAGATCAGCTTCCTGGGCTTTTTCTCCTGCTTGGCTTCAGGCTTTTGGATAAACTAGCAGAAGCCAACTTCCACCCTGGGAGTTTTGTGTGTAGGGTGAGCTGCTTATGTACCTGTGTGAAGCATCAACGCCTCTCTCGTCCGCGTGTCTGTGCACCTGCCTTGGGCTTGTTCTATTGCCCTCTTCATAATCTCTCTTGCTTAAGAAACAAACctcagtgcacgcctttaaccccagcactcgggggagggggtgggggccgggcagaggcaggagtatcgctgtgagttcaaagtcagcctggtctacaaagcaagtccaggacaggcaaggctatgcagagaaaccctgtctcaaaaaa from Acomys russatus chromosome 29, mAcoRus1.1, whole genome shotgun sequence encodes the following:
- the Hes3 gene encoding transcription factor HES-3 codes for the protein MEKKRRARINMSLEQLKSLLERHYSHQIRKRKLEKADILELSVKYMKSLQNSLQGPWPVPSGADYPSGCRAGLPGVSQRLRRRENAGGLRCPLVGEGRAGSTTDSASPCLPAAWAPAPPACGSQSPLSPLPLPGSLLESSAVVLAPQPASNCQAESPRPGFRVWRPW